The Pangasianodon hypophthalmus isolate fPanHyp1 chromosome 13, fPanHyp1.pri, whole genome shotgun sequence genome includes a window with the following:
- the drc3 gene encoding dynein regulatory complex subunit 3 — protein sequence MSRLYDIKESSVIDEEMLQKAVEEQGPQEQAGLIAKAEGLKYDKVTQLCLDYRNILKIDHLWQFTSLTKLQLDNNIIEKIQGLEKLTNLVWLDLSFNNIEVIEGLDTLVKLQDLSLFNNRISVIENMDALQNLHIVSLGNNLISQLDNVIYLRKFQNLRTLDLSGNPVCKDENYKFFVAAYLSDLVYLDYRLLDEQTREKAQYQYQSAIEKIKHNELQEQKATEAQKNKEQDLQLHKDAFVEYLNGSHLFDSMFADDVEASKLAHLPEVATLLESYRTQLEALCMQIFEAGLTQHTQRQNEVECFFTCFQKAMADNQQRGAQIVADFERARRQVMAEMQQAADHSLLKVRVRNEIMQIRDTLLTLELQLVAQLEDIIKDFERNITDMVGGFAEYVQSIFAQCRDLENHHHEKVLDIAVATLDRVAKNELEEDLPDDVHLLFVDKDTMISTVNASHDTHLLKIDNREDELLTQLNGWKSALMKSIHDDEVKRNRKRISEIHKYVDYTWDQLEETLLPDFQ from the exons ATGAGCAGACTATATGATATAAAAGAATCCAGTGTAATTGATGAGGAAATGCTGCAAAAGGCAGTCGAGGAGCAGGGACCTCAAGAGCAGGCTGGACTTATAGCCAAAGCAGAGGGCTTAAAGTACGACAAAGTGACTCAACTGTGCCTGGACTACAGAA ACATCTTAAAGATAGACCATCTATGGCAGTTCACGTCTCTAACCAAGCTTCAACTCGACAATAATATCATTGAGAAGATTCAAGGATTAGAAAAGCTCACTAACCTGGTATGGCTTG ACTTGTCCTTCAATAACATTGAGGTGATTGAAGGGTTGGATACACTCGTGAAACTTCAGGACCTGAGTTTGTTCAACAATCGCATTTCTGTAATAGAGAACATGGATGCACTGCAAAACCTGCATATCGTCTCACTTGGTAACAATTTAATCTCGCAGCTTGACAAT GTAATATACTTAAGAAAGTTTCAGAACCTGCGCACACTTGACCTTTCTGGAAATCCAGTCTGCAAAGACGAAAACTACAAATTTTTTGTGGCTGCGTACCTGTCAGACCTGGTTTACCTCGACTACAGGCTACTAGATGAACAAACT CGAGAAAAGGCACAGTACCAGTATCAGAGTGCAATTGAGAAGATAAAACACAATGAACTGCAGGAGCAAAAGGCAACAGAGGCTCAGAAAAATAAGGAACAAGATCTTCAGCTGCATAAG GATGCATTTGTGGAATATTTGAACGGGTCTCATCTATTTGACAGCATGTTTGCGGATGATGTTGAGGCGTCTAAGTTGGCACACCTTCCTGAAGTTGCTACACTACTGGAATC ATACCGGACACAGTTGGAGGCATTATGTATGCAGATTTTTGAAGCAGGTttaacacagcacacacaaagGCAGAATGAGGTAGAATGCTTCTTCACTTGTTTCCAAAAGGCCATGGCTGACAATCAGCAGAGAGGAGCTCAAATAGTGGCTGACTTTGAGAGAGCCAGGAGAcag GTGATGGCTGAGATGCAGCAGGCAGCAGACCACAGTTTGTTAAAGGTCAGAGTCAGAAATGAGATCATGCAGATTCGTGACACTCTCCTGACTCTGGAGCTGCAACTAGTGGCACAGTTAGAG GACATCATTAAAGACTTTGAGAGAAACATCACAGACATGGTTGGAGGGTTTGCCGAATATGTGCAAAGCAT ATTTGCTCAGTGTCGAGATCTGGAGAACCACCATCATGAGAAAGTGCTCGACATTGCTGTGGCAACACTGGACAGAGTGGCTAAGAATGAGCTGGAGGAGGACTTGCCTGATGACGTGCACTTG CTCTTTGTGGACAAAGACACGATGATCAGCACAGTCAACGCGTCACATGACACGCACCTGCTGAAGATTGACAACAGAGAAGATGAGCTCTTGACACAGCTCAACGGCTGGAAGAGTGCACTAATGAAGTCG ATACATGATGACGAGGTTAAAAGGAATCGCAAACGCATCTCAGAAATCCATAAATATGTTGATTATACTTGGGACCAGCTGGAGGAGACACTGTTGCCTGATTTCCAGTAG